One window of the Branchiostoma lanceolatum isolate klBraLanc5 chromosome 3, klBraLanc5.hap2, whole genome shotgun sequence genome contains the following:
- the LOC136429552 gene encoding solute carrier organic anion transporter family member 3A1-like: protein MRRADEGEPVKCGVACYHPRWARRLANPKLFCVVWCLAIVTQSITGIGLLTAVLSTIETRFQLESKDLGMLASAADIGGLIALAWLSYYGGICTLVFAIGTIAFGLPHFMTPAYEVDSGALTNGTQDKAKDVCTSNRTTSSKCTSDQGSSSSPYAGVFVLLFLAQFVLGIGQSPTLPLATTYVDDHVTKKALPFYLGFSYMTFSFGPPLGLFLGGFTLSRYVDIDKGIDPATLGLFQGSPLWVGAWWLGFFVMAGLLGLVASLLLLFPAALKQPKEENDNAEEDGNRMLPGMEIHDSPSSFDPAETLKQQAKDILLSLKKVLTNWSFMCITMASVSLSASVSTYSFLPKYMETQFDMHKSQASYLMGVNIPYGHSLNANVTLGGLPGGIALTSPCNADCGCRLDNYRPVCASDGITYFSGCHAGCHERHSFPGPGGIKLSNYSNCGCVTSRLPSITGGGTKQPAGIQTVMVASEGVTEYFASVWATANPEPIEPDGATIADATSLNVSQTDRSTVSVISELNSDTDLTSSVQIKAETFAFSIRCPTKCNSLAPFLALLSLNVISRSMIILPFMMTILRILSPDTKTFGVGVQSLLNRLLAYIPAPIYIGALIDRSCELWSFSCGVRGACLLYDMPMNRLLFIGVQVLFTSVTIALLLVAIRLYNHQESAEGKSQAPGLTTRDIATSMGSLAASISSLNNIGTRSHERYTREPLHDKLTDC from the exons ATGAGGAGAGCAGACGAAGGCGAGCCGGTGAAGTGCGGAGTGGCTTGTTACCATCCTAGGTGGGCCCGGAGACTGGCCAACCCTAAACTGTTCTGTGTAGTTTGGTGTCTGGCCATCGTGACACAAAGTATCACTGGGATAGGCCTTCTGACTGCAGTGCTGTCTACTATAGAGACCAG GTTCCAGCTGGAAAGCAAAGACCTCGGGATGCTCGCCAGTGCAGCAGACATAGGGGGCCTCATTGCTTTAGCTTGGCTATCCTACTACGGAG GAATCTGTACATTGGTTTTCGCCATCGGGACCATCGCATTCGGCCTCCCCCACTTCATGACTCCTGCTTACGAGGTCGATTCAGGTGCCCTTACGAACGGGACACAGGATAAAGCAAAG GACGTCTGCACTTCTAATAGAACAACATCCAGCAAATGTACATCAGATCAGGGATCATCCTCTTCGCCCTACGCCGGCGTGTTCGTCCTTCTCTTCCTGGCACAG TTTGTGCTGGGGATTGGCCAGAGTCCTACCTTGCCTTTGGCCACGACCTATGTAGACGATCACGTGACGAAAAAGGCCCTCCCATTCTACTTGG GTTTCTCTTACATGACGTTCTCGTTCGGACCACCACTCGGGCTGTTCCTTGGCGGCTTTACCCTCAGTCGCTATGTGGACATAGACAAGGGGATCGACCCTGCCACCCTCGGCCTGTTCCAGGGGAGCCCACTCTGGGTCGGCGCCTGGTGGCTCGGCTTTTTCGTCATGGCCGGTCTGTTGGGTCTCGTCGCCTCATTGCTGCTTCTCTTCCCGGCAG CACTAAAACAGCcgaaagaagaaaatgacaatGCCGAAGAAGACGGAAACAGGATGCTTCCTGGAATGGAAATACACGACTCACCCTCGTCGTTTGACCCGGCTGAGACATTGAAACAACAAGCGAAAG ACATCTTGCTGAGTCTTAAGAAGGTCCTCACCAACTGGAGTTTCATGTGTATCACCATGGCTTCCGTCAGCTTAAGTGCCAGCGTAAGCACCTATTCCTTCCTCCCCAAGTACATGGAGACGCAGTTCGACATGCACAAGTCTCAAGCCAGCTATCTTATGG GGGTGAACATTCCCTATGGACACAG TTTAAACGCCAACGTCACTCTAGGCGGACTCCCCGGCGGCATTGCCCTAACCTCCCCCTGTAATGCTGACTGTGGCTGCCGATTGGACAACTACCGGCCGGTCTGTGCGTCTGATGGCATCACGTACTTCTCGGGCTGTCACGCGGGATGCCACGAGAGGCACAGTTTTCCGGGGCCAGGAGGGATCAAACTATCC AATTACTCCAACTGCGGCTGCGTGACATCCCGACTGCCAAGCATCACTGGAGGAGGCACCAAGCAGCCTGCTGGTATCCAGACCGTTATGGTGGCCTCGGAAGGGGTGACTGAATATTTTGCATCCGTTTGGGCAACAGCGAATCCAGAACCCATCGAACCAGACGGAGCTACAATTGCAGACGCCACTTCGCTCAATGTCTCTCAGACCGACCGGAGCACTGTGTCTGTGATTTCGGAGCTGAACAGTGACACCGACCTTACATCATCAGTACAAATCAAAGCGGAAACATTCGCCTTTTCCATTCGATGTCCGACAAAATGCAACTCCTTGGCGCCCTTCCTTGCTCTTTTGTCACTGAACGTAATTTCCCGTTCAATGATTATCTTGCCTTTTATGATGACCATTCTCAG GATCCTGTCACCTGACACCAAGACTTTCGGAGTTGGAGTGCAAAGCCTGCTGAATAGGCTGCTAG CGTACATCCCGGCACCTATCTACATTGGAGCCCTGATCGACCGGTCCTGCGAGCTGTGGTCCTTCAGCTGCGGCGTGCGAGGCGCCTGTCTCCTGTACGACATGCCGATGAACCGCCTACTGTTCATCGGGGTCCAAGTCCTGTTCACATCTGTCACCATCGCACTGCTGTTGGTCGCTATCCGCCTCTACAACCACCAAGAGTCGGCTGAGGGGAAATCTCAGGCACCAGGTCTGACTACAAGGGACATTGCTACATCGATGGGGTCCTTGGCTGCCTCCATTTCTTCGCTGAACAACATCGGTACGCGCAGCCATGAGCGGTACACACGGGAACCTTTGCATGATAAGTTAACCGACTGCTGA